The Pongo abelii isolate AG06213 chromosome 11, NHGRI_mPonAbe1-v2.0_pri, whole genome shotgun sequence genome includes a window with the following:
- the NOP58 gene encoding nucleolar protein 58 isoform X3, with protein sequence MLVLFETSVGYAIFKVLNEKKLQEVDSLWKEFETPEKANKIVKLKHFEKFQDTAEALAAFTALMEGKINKQLKKVLKKIVKEAHEPLAVADAKLGGVIKEKLNLSCIHSPVVNELMRGIRSQMDGLIPGVEPREMAAMCLGLAHSLSRYRLKFSADKVDTMIVQAISLLDDLDKELNNYIMRCREWYGWHFPELGKIISDNLTYCKCLQKVGDRKNYASAKLSELLPEEVEAEVKAAAEISMGTEVSEEDICNILHLCTQVIEISEYRTQLYEYLQNRMMAIAPNVTVMVGELVGARLIAHAGSLLNLAKHAASTVQILGAEKALFRALKSRRDTPKYGLIYHASLVGQTSPKHKGKISRMLAAKTVLAIRYDAFGEDSSSAMGVENRAKLEARLRTLEDRGIRKISGTGKALAKTEKYEHKSLHKLPQSH encoded by the exons GTTCTAAATGAGAAGAAACTTCAAGAGGTTGATAGTTTATGGAAAGAATTTGAAACTCcagagaaagcaaacaaaat agtAAAGctaaaacattttgagaaatttcaGGATACAGCAGAAGCATTAGCAG CATTCACAGCTCTGATGGAGGGCAAAATCAATAAGCAGCTGAAAAAAGTTCTgaagaaaatagtaaaagaagCCCATGAACCGCTGGCAGTAGCTGATGCTAAACTAGGAGGGGTCATAAAG GAAAAGCTGAATCTCAGTTGTATCCATAGTCCTGTTGTTAATGAACTTATGAGAGGAATTCGTTCACAAATGGATGGATTAATCCCTGGGGTAGAACCACGTGAAATGGCAGCTATGTGTCTTGGATTGGCTCACAG CCTGTCTCGATACAGATTGAAGTTTAGCGCTGATAAAGTAGACACAATGATTGTTCAGGCAATTT CCTTGTTAGATGACTTGGATAAAGAACTAAACAACTACATTATGCGATGTAGAGAATGGTATGGCTGGCATTTCCCTGAATtaggaaaaattatttcagataatTTGACATACTGCAAGTGTTTACAGAAAGTTG GCGATAGGAAGAACTATGCCTCTGCCAAACTTTCTGAGTTGCTGCCAGAAGAAGTTGAAGCAGAAGTGAAAGCAGCTGCAGAGATATCAATGGGAACAGAGGTTTcagaagaagatatttgcaatattCTGCATCTTTGCACCCAG GTGATTGAAATCTCTGAATATCGAACCCAGCTCTATGAATATCTACAAAATCGAATGATGGCCATTGCACCCAATGTTACAGTCATGGTTGGGGAATTAGTTGGAGCACGGCTTATTGCTCATGCAG gttCTCTTTTAAATTTGGCCAAGCATGCAGCTTCTACCGTTCAGATTCTTGGAGCAGAAAAGGCACTTTTCAGAGCCCTGAAATCTAGACGGGATACCCCTAAGTACGGTCTTATTTATCATGCTTCACTCGTGGGCCAGACAAGTCCCAAACACAAAGGAAAG ATTTCTCGAATGCTGGCAGCCAAAACTGTTTTGGCTATCCGTTATGATGCTTTTGGTGAGGATTCAAGTTCTGCAATGGGAGTTGAGAACAGAGCCAAATTAGAGGCCAGGTTGAGAACTTTGGAAGACAGAGGG ataagaaaaataagtggAACAGGAAAGGCAttagcaaaaacagaaaaatatgaacaCAAAAG TCTTCATAAACTACCCCAAAGCCACTAA
- the NOP58 gene encoding nucleolar protein 58 isoform X4 — translation MLVLFETSVGYAIFKVLNEKKLQEVDSLWKEFETPEKANKIVKLKHFEKFQDTAEALAAFTALMEGKINKQLKKVLKKIVKEAHEPLAVADAKLGGVIKEKLNLSCIHSPVVNELMRGIRSQMDGLIPGVEPREMAAMCLGLAHSLSRYRLKFSADKVDTMIVQAISLLDDLDKELNNYIMRCREWYGWHFPELGKIISDNLTYCKCLQKVGDRKNYASAKLSELLPEEVEAEVKAAAEISMGTEVSEEDICNILHLCTQVIEISEYRTQLYEYLQNRMMAIAPNVTVMVGELVGARLIAHAGSLLNLAKHAASTVQILGAEKALFRALKSRRDTPKYGLIYHASLVGQTSPKHKGKISRMLAAKTVLAIRYDAFGEDSSSAMGVENRAKLEARLRTLEDRGIRKISGTGKALAKTEKYEHKSNYIDY, via the exons GTTCTAAATGAGAAGAAACTTCAAGAGGTTGATAGTTTATGGAAAGAATTTGAAACTCcagagaaagcaaacaaaat agtAAAGctaaaacattttgagaaatttcaGGATACAGCAGAAGCATTAGCAG CATTCACAGCTCTGATGGAGGGCAAAATCAATAAGCAGCTGAAAAAAGTTCTgaagaaaatagtaaaagaagCCCATGAACCGCTGGCAGTAGCTGATGCTAAACTAGGAGGGGTCATAAAG GAAAAGCTGAATCTCAGTTGTATCCATAGTCCTGTTGTTAATGAACTTATGAGAGGAATTCGTTCACAAATGGATGGATTAATCCCTGGGGTAGAACCACGTGAAATGGCAGCTATGTGTCTTGGATTGGCTCACAG CCTGTCTCGATACAGATTGAAGTTTAGCGCTGATAAAGTAGACACAATGATTGTTCAGGCAATTT CCTTGTTAGATGACTTGGATAAAGAACTAAACAACTACATTATGCGATGTAGAGAATGGTATGGCTGGCATTTCCCTGAATtaggaaaaattatttcagataatTTGACATACTGCAAGTGTTTACAGAAAGTTG GCGATAGGAAGAACTATGCCTCTGCCAAACTTTCTGAGTTGCTGCCAGAAGAAGTTGAAGCAGAAGTGAAAGCAGCTGCAGAGATATCAATGGGAACAGAGGTTTcagaagaagatatttgcaatattCTGCATCTTTGCACCCAG GTGATTGAAATCTCTGAATATCGAACCCAGCTCTATGAATATCTACAAAATCGAATGATGGCCATTGCACCCAATGTTACAGTCATGGTTGGGGAATTAGTTGGAGCACGGCTTATTGCTCATGCAG gttCTCTTTTAAATTTGGCCAAGCATGCAGCTTCTACCGTTCAGATTCTTGGAGCAGAAAAGGCACTTTTCAGAGCCCTGAAATCTAGACGGGATACCCCTAAGTACGGTCTTATTTATCATGCTTCACTCGTGGGCCAGACAAGTCCCAAACACAAAGGAAAG ATTTCTCGAATGCTGGCAGCCAAAACTGTTTTGGCTATCCGTTATGATGCTTTTGGTGAGGATTCAAGTTCTGCAATGGGAGTTGAGAACAGAGCCAAATTAGAGGCCAGGTTGAGAACTTTGGAAGACAGAGGG ataagaaaaataagtggAACAGGAAAGGCAttagcaaaaacagaaaaatatgaacaCAAAAG TAACTACATTGATTACTAA
- the NOP58 gene encoding nucleolar protein 58 isoform X2, protein MEGKINKQLKKVLKKIVKEAHEPLAVADAKLGGVIKEKLNLSCIHSPVVNELMRGIRSQMDGLIPGVEPREMAAMCLGLAHSLSRYRLKFSADKVDTMIVQAISLLDDLDKELNNYIMRCREWYGWHFPELGKIISDNLTYCKCLQKVGDRKNYASAKLSELLPEEVEAEVKAAAEISMGTEVSEEDICNILHLCTQVIEISEYRTQLYEYLQNRMMAIAPNVTVMVGELVGARLIAHAGSLLNLAKHAASTVQILGAEKALFRALKSRRDTPKYGLIYHASLVGQTSPKHKGKISRMLAAKTVLAIRYDAFGEDSSSAMGVENRAKLEARLRTLEDRGIRKISGTGKALAKTEKYEHKSEVKTYDPSGDSTLPTCSKKRKIEQVDKEDEITEKKAKKAKIKVKVEEEEEEEKVAEEEETSVKKKKKKGKKKHIKEEPLSEEEPCTSTAIASPEKKKKKKKKRDNED, encoded by the exons ATGGAGGGCAAAATCAATAAGCAGCTGAAAAAAGTTCTgaagaaaatagtaaaagaagCCCATGAACCGCTGGCAGTAGCTGATGCTAAACTAGGAGGGGTCATAAAG GAAAAGCTGAATCTCAGTTGTATCCATAGTCCTGTTGTTAATGAACTTATGAGAGGAATTCGTTCACAAATGGATGGATTAATCCCTGGGGTAGAACCACGTGAAATGGCAGCTATGTGTCTTGGATTGGCTCACAG CCTGTCTCGATACAGATTGAAGTTTAGCGCTGATAAAGTAGACACAATGATTGTTCAGGCAATTT CCTTGTTAGATGACTTGGATAAAGAACTAAACAACTACATTATGCGATGTAGAGAATGGTATGGCTGGCATTTCCCTGAATtaggaaaaattatttcagataatTTGACATACTGCAAGTGTTTACAGAAAGTTG GCGATAGGAAGAACTATGCCTCTGCCAAACTTTCTGAGTTGCTGCCAGAAGAAGTTGAAGCAGAAGTGAAAGCAGCTGCAGAGATATCAATGGGAACAGAGGTTTcagaagaagatatttgcaatattCTGCATCTTTGCACCCAG GTGATTGAAATCTCTGAATATCGAACCCAGCTCTATGAATATCTACAAAATCGAATGATGGCCATTGCACCCAATGTTACAGTCATGGTTGGGGAATTAGTTGGAGCACGGCTTATTGCTCATGCAG gttCTCTTTTAAATTTGGCCAAGCATGCAGCTTCTACCGTTCAGATTCTTGGAGCAGAAAAGGCACTTTTCAGAGCCCTGAAATCTAGACGGGATACCCCTAAGTACGGTCTTATTTATCATGCTTCACTCGTGGGCCAGACAAGTCCCAAACACAAAGGAAAG ATTTCTCGAATGCTGGCAGCCAAAACTGTTTTGGCTATCCGTTATGATGCTTTTGGTGAGGATTCAAGTTCTGCAATGGGAGTTGAGAACAGAGCCAAATTAGAGGCCAGGTTGAGAACTTTGGAAGACAGAGGG ataagaaaaataagtggAACAGGAAAGGCAttagcaaaaacagaaaaatatgaacaCAAAAG TGAAGTGAAGACTTATGATCCTTCTGGTGACTCCACACTTCCAACCTGTTCTAAAAAACGCAAAATAGAACAGGTAGATAAAGAGGATGAAATTACTGAAAAGAAAGCCAAAAAAGCCAAGATTAAAGTTAAAG ttgaagaagaggaagaagaagaaaaagtggcagaagaagaagaaacatctgtgaagaagaagaagaaaaagggtaaaaagaaacacattaagGAAGAACCACTTTCTGAGGAAGAACCATGTACCAGTACAGCAATTgct agtccagagaaaaagaagaaaaagaaaaaaaagagagataacgAGGATTAA
- the NOP58 gene encoding nucleolar protein 58 isoform X1 translates to MLVLFETSVGYAIFKVLNEKKLQEVDSLWKEFETPEKANKIVKLKHFEKFQDTAEALAAFTALMEGKINKQLKKVLKKIVKEAHEPLAVADAKLGGVIKEKLNLSCIHSPVVNELMRGIRSQMDGLIPGVEPREMAAMCLGLAHSLSRYRLKFSADKVDTMIVQAISLLDDLDKELNNYIMRCREWYGWHFPELGKIISDNLTYCKCLQKVGDRKNYASAKLSELLPEEVEAEVKAAAEISMGTEVSEEDICNILHLCTQVIEISEYRTQLYEYLQNRMMAIAPNVTVMVGELVGARLIAHAGSLLNLAKHAASTVQILGAEKALFRALKSRRDTPKYGLIYHASLVGQTSPKHKGKISRMLAAKTVLAIRYDAFGEDSSSAMGVENRAKLEARLRTLEDRGIRKISGTGKALAKTEKYEHKSEVKTYDPSGDSTLPTCSKKRKIEQVDKEDEITEKKAKKAKIKVKVEEEEEEEKVAEEEETSVKKKKKKGKKKHIKEEPLSEEEPCTSTAIASPEKKKKKKKKRDNED, encoded by the exons GTTCTAAATGAGAAGAAACTTCAAGAGGTTGATAGTTTATGGAAAGAATTTGAAACTCcagagaaagcaaacaaaat agtAAAGctaaaacattttgagaaatttcaGGATACAGCAGAAGCATTAGCAG CATTCACAGCTCTGATGGAGGGCAAAATCAATAAGCAGCTGAAAAAAGTTCTgaagaaaatagtaaaagaagCCCATGAACCGCTGGCAGTAGCTGATGCTAAACTAGGAGGGGTCATAAAG GAAAAGCTGAATCTCAGTTGTATCCATAGTCCTGTTGTTAATGAACTTATGAGAGGAATTCGTTCACAAATGGATGGATTAATCCCTGGGGTAGAACCACGTGAAATGGCAGCTATGTGTCTTGGATTGGCTCACAG CCTGTCTCGATACAGATTGAAGTTTAGCGCTGATAAAGTAGACACAATGATTGTTCAGGCAATTT CCTTGTTAGATGACTTGGATAAAGAACTAAACAACTACATTATGCGATGTAGAGAATGGTATGGCTGGCATTTCCCTGAATtaggaaaaattatttcagataatTTGACATACTGCAAGTGTTTACAGAAAGTTG GCGATAGGAAGAACTATGCCTCTGCCAAACTTTCTGAGTTGCTGCCAGAAGAAGTTGAAGCAGAAGTGAAAGCAGCTGCAGAGATATCAATGGGAACAGAGGTTTcagaagaagatatttgcaatattCTGCATCTTTGCACCCAG GTGATTGAAATCTCTGAATATCGAACCCAGCTCTATGAATATCTACAAAATCGAATGATGGCCATTGCACCCAATGTTACAGTCATGGTTGGGGAATTAGTTGGAGCACGGCTTATTGCTCATGCAG gttCTCTTTTAAATTTGGCCAAGCATGCAGCTTCTACCGTTCAGATTCTTGGAGCAGAAAAGGCACTTTTCAGAGCCCTGAAATCTAGACGGGATACCCCTAAGTACGGTCTTATTTATCATGCTTCACTCGTGGGCCAGACAAGTCCCAAACACAAAGGAAAG ATTTCTCGAATGCTGGCAGCCAAAACTGTTTTGGCTATCCGTTATGATGCTTTTGGTGAGGATTCAAGTTCTGCAATGGGAGTTGAGAACAGAGCCAAATTAGAGGCCAGGTTGAGAACTTTGGAAGACAGAGGG ataagaaaaataagtggAACAGGAAAGGCAttagcaaaaacagaaaaatatgaacaCAAAAG TGAAGTGAAGACTTATGATCCTTCTGGTGACTCCACACTTCCAACCTGTTCTAAAAAACGCAAAATAGAACAGGTAGATAAAGAGGATGAAATTACTGAAAAGAAAGCCAAAAAAGCCAAGATTAAAGTTAAAG ttgaagaagaggaagaagaagaaaaagtggcagaagaagaagaaacatctgtgaagaagaagaagaaaaagggtaaaaagaaacacattaagGAAGAACCACTTTCTGAGGAAGAACCATGTACCAGTACAGCAATTgct agtccagagaaaaagaagaaaaagaaaaaaaagagagataacgAGGATTAA